From Rhizobium favelukesii, the proteins below share one genomic window:
- the dnaG gene encoding DNA primase — protein sequence MRFSNSFLDEIRDRVPISDVIGRRVSWDKRKTNVSRADYWACCPFHGEKSPSFHCEDRKGRYHCFGCGVTGDHFRFLTDLEGLSFPEAVQQIADMAGVAMPIADPVMEKREKERTSLLDVMELATTFFQDQLQTANGARARAYLRDRGLTGRTIETFRLGFAPDSRNALKEFLAGKGVAKDQIEACGLVVHGPEVPVSYDRFRDRIMFPILSSREKVIAFGGRAMSPDAPAKYLNSNETELFHKGNVLYNFARARRATQGANSEATIIAVEGYMDVIGLHQAGVENAVAPLGTALTENQLELLWKMTPQPVLCFDGDGAGIRAANRAADLALPHIKPGRTVRFALLPDGKDPDDLVRNEGRAPFDKVMSQAKPLAEMIWSREINTGQFETPEAKAELEARLKQLVTVIADENVRRHYQQDMRDRLNGFFQPQFQSRGGERRSFDRGAGQGRGRGNEGPRGPRLSGGGISDRLARSGLVRGHQETPALRESVLALTVINHPALMQDEYDEIASIDYDNRELQRLWSVMLGAAAAVAGPCLTREYLLERMEEQGFGSLLQGLEQQIRNARLWIATAEAAMEDAREGYRQALAFHKRAKALRFQKIELEREIAEATEAGNGEVIDQLMRALQEVHFEGLRLENQEAIIDGFGVLSGRVKGAASH from the coding sequence ATGCGCTTTTCCAATTCCTTTCTCGACGAGATACGCGATCGCGTGCCGATTTCGGACGTGATTGGCCGTCGTGTGAGCTGGGACAAGCGCAAGACCAATGTCTCGCGCGCGGACTATTGGGCCTGCTGCCCGTTTCATGGCGAGAAGTCGCCGAGCTTCCACTGCGAGGACCGGAAGGGGCGCTACCACTGCTTCGGCTGCGGCGTGACCGGCGATCACTTCCGATTCCTCACCGATCTGGAGGGGTTGAGCTTCCCGGAGGCCGTGCAGCAGATCGCCGACATGGCGGGCGTCGCCATGCCGATTGCCGATCCGGTCATGGAGAAGCGCGAGAAGGAGCGCACCTCGCTTCTCGATGTGATGGAGCTTGCGACCACGTTCTTTCAGGATCAGCTGCAGACGGCAAACGGCGCGCGGGCGCGCGCTTATCTGCGCGATCGCGGGCTGACGGGACGGACGATCGAGACGTTCCGGCTGGGCTTTGCGCCCGACAGTCGCAATGCATTGAAGGAGTTCCTGGCGGGCAAGGGCGTTGCGAAGGACCAGATCGAGGCCTGCGGGCTTGTTGTGCACGGACCCGAGGTGCCGGTCTCCTACGATCGTTTCCGCGACCGCATCATGTTTCCGATCCTGTCGTCGCGCGAGAAGGTCATTGCGTTCGGTGGCCGTGCCATGTCGCCGGACGCTCCAGCCAAGTATCTCAATTCCAATGAGACGGAGCTCTTCCACAAGGGCAATGTACTTTACAATTTCGCGCGCGCCCGGCGGGCGACACAGGGCGCGAACAGCGAGGCCACGATCATCGCCGTCGAAGGCTATATGGATGTGATCGGGCTGCACCAGGCGGGCGTCGAGAATGCCGTGGCGCCGCTCGGCACGGCATTGACCGAGAACCAACTCGAACTCCTCTGGAAGATGACACCGCAGCCGGTGCTTTGCTTCGATGGCGATGGCGCCGGTATTCGCGCCGCCAATCGCGCGGCCGATCTGGCTTTGCCGCATATCAAGCCGGGGCGCACCGTGCGTTTTGCCCTGCTGCCCGATGGCAAGGATCCGGACGATTTGGTGCGCAACGAAGGCCGCGCGCCCTTCGACAAGGTGATGAGCCAGGCCAAGCCGCTGGCCGAGATGATCTGGAGCCGTGAAATCAATACGGGGCAGTTCGAGACGCCCGAAGCCAAGGCCGAGCTCGAAGCGCGGTTAAAGCAGCTGGTGACGGTCATCGCCGATGAAAACGTGCGTCGTCACTACCAGCAGGACATGCGCGACCGCCTGAACGGCTTCTTCCAGCCGCAATTCCAGAGCCGCGGCGGCGAACGGCGAAGTTTCGATCGCGGCGCTGGCCAAGGTCGCGGCCGCGGCAACGAGGGGCCGCGCGGCCCGCGCCTTTCCGGCGGCGGCATCTCCGATCGGCTGGCCCGCTCCGGTCTGGTTCGTGGCCATCAGGAAACACCTGCTTTGCGAGAGAGCGTGCTGGCGCTGACGGTCATCAATCATCCAGCCTTGATGCAGGACGAATATGACGAGATCGCCTCGATCGATTACGACAACCGCGAGCTTCAGCGGCTCTGGTCCGTCATGCTCGGGGCTGCTGCCGCCGTCGCCGGGCCGTGTCTGACGCGCGAGTATCTGCTGGAGCGCATGGAAGAGCAGGGCTTCGGCTCGCTGTTGCAGGGGCTCGAGCAGCAGATCCGCAATGCCCGCCTCTGGATCGCCACGGCCGAGGCAGCGATGGAGGATGCGCGCGAGGGCTACCGGCAGGCGCTCGCTTTCCACAAACGCGCCAAAGCTCTGCGTTTCCAGAAGATCGAGCTCGAACGCGAGATCGCCGAGGCGACCGAGGCCGGCAACGGCGAGGTGATCGACCAGCTGATGCGCGCGCTGCAGGAGGTCCATTTCGAGGGGCTTCGCCTCGAGAACCAGGAAGCCATCATCGATGGTTTCGGCGTGCTCTCCGGCCGCGTCAAGGGAGCGGCGAGCCATTGA
- a CDS encoding GatB/YqeY domain-containing protein, with the protein MLRDQLAAALKDAMKSKNAERLSTVRLIQAAVKDRDIANRGAGKAEASDDEILQILAKMVKQRDESAKIYEENARPELAAKERAEIVVLQDFLPKQLSDAEVRKNIAAIIAEIGAAGPKDMGKVMAVLKERYAGQMDFSKASGAVKELLN; encoded by the coding sequence ATGTTGCGCGATCAACTCGCCGCCGCCCTCAAGGATGCCATGAAGTCCAAGAATGCCGAACGGCTTTCGACCGTTCGCCTGATTCAGGCCGCCGTCAAGGACCGGGATATCGCCAATCGCGGCGCCGGAAAGGCAGAGGCGAGCGACGACGAGATTCTGCAGATCCTCGCCAAGATGGTGAAGCAGCGCGACGAATCGGCGAAGATCTACGAAGAAAACGCACGTCCGGAATTGGCAGCCAAGGAACGCGCCGAAATTGTCGTGCTCCAGGATTTCCTGCCGAAGCAGCTCTCCGACGCAGAGGTTCGCAAAAACATCGCCGCGATCATCGCCGAGATCGGTGCCGCCGGCCCGAAAGATATGGGCAAGGTGATGGCTGTCCTGAAGGAGCGCTATGCCGGCCAGATGGACTTCTCCAAGGCCTCCGGCGCCGTCAAGGAACTGCTGAACTGA
- a CDS encoding LysR family transcriptional regulator produces MEDLPLNDLDAFTAIARERSFRAAARKRGVSASSLSDSLRRLEERVGVRLFNRTTRSVTPTEAGERLLERLTPALGEVSLALQQLDTFRDGPSGTLRLNVPTIAARLFLPDLANRFLKRYPQISLEIVGEDTFVDVLAAGYDAGIRYDERLERDMIAVPIGPRRQRYVTAAAPDYLEQRGVPRHPRDLLAHDCIRHRFLSGASLPWEFERGEETLMITPKGPVIANAIDMEVSAAVAGLGVIRTFEEVLLPAMETGALVPILEEWVTEFSGPFLYYASRKHMPPALRAFVDFVKAEQRKAG; encoded by the coding sequence ATGGAAGACCTTCCCCTCAATGATCTGGATGCCTTCACCGCCATTGCAAGGGAGCGCAGTTTTCGCGCGGCGGCCCGCAAACGCGGTGTCTCCGCTTCTTCGCTCAGCGACTCGCTGCGGCGCCTGGAGGAGCGCGTCGGCGTTCGCCTGTTCAACCGGACGACCCGTAGCGTCACGCCGACGGAGGCGGGGGAGCGGCTGTTGGAACGTCTTACGCCTGCTCTGGGAGAGGTCTCCCTGGCGCTTCAGCAACTCGATACCTTCCGCGATGGCCCCAGCGGGACGCTCCGCCTCAACGTCCCGACGATCGCCGCGCGGCTGTTTCTGCCCGATCTCGCCAACCGGTTCTTGAAGCGCTATCCGCAGATCTCACTCGAGATCGTCGGCGAGGACACGTTCGTCGACGTGCTCGCTGCCGGCTACGACGCCGGCATCCGCTATGACGAGCGGTTGGAGCGCGACATGATCGCGGTGCCGATCGGGCCTCGCAGGCAAAGATATGTCACGGCGGCCGCACCTGACTATCTGGAGCAGCGTGGCGTTCCTCGTCACCCGCGTGATCTGCTCGCGCATGATTGCATCAGGCATCGCTTCCTCAGTGGCGCTTCATTGCCTTGGGAATTCGAGCGGGGCGAGGAGACGCTGATGATCACGCCGAAGGGGCCGGTCATTGCCAACGCGATCGATATGGAGGTTTCGGCTGCGGTCGCCGGGCTCGGCGTTATCCGGACCTTCGAGGAGGTCTTGTTGCCAGCCATGGAGACAGGGGCACTGGTGCCGATCCTCGAAGAATGGGTAACGGAGTTCTCCGGCCCGTTTCTCTACTACGCGAGCCGCAAGCATATGCCGCCTGCACTTCGGGCTTTCGTCGATTTCGTCAAGGCTGAGCAGCGCAAAGCCGGTTAG
- a CDS encoding aldo/keto reductase has product METHRLGKTGPTVSAIGLGCMGMSGMYGPSDRGESIATIHAALNVGINLLDTGDFYGMGHNEMLIGEALKGGKRDDVVISVKFGALRDPAGNWSGYDSRPVAIKNFLAYTLKRLDVDYIDIYRPARLDPSVPIEETVGAIGDMIKAGYIRHVGLSEVGADTIRRAASTHPICDLQIEYSLISRGIEDQILPTCRELGISITAYGVLSRGLISGHWQKGQGSSAGDFRGMSPRFQDGNVDQNLALVEELRKIADAKRVSVAQIAIAWVAAQGDDIVPLVGARRRDRLTEALGSRAVQLSAEEMAAIERAVPRDAAAGTRYPDAQLKHMDSER; this is encoded by the coding sequence ATGGAGACGCATCGTTTGGGGAAAACTGGCCCCACGGTATCGGCCATCGGCCTCGGCTGCATGGGCATGTCCGGCATGTATGGGCCATCCGACCGCGGCGAAAGCATTGCGACGATCCATGCCGCACTCAACGTCGGCATCAATCTGCTCGATACCGGCGACTTCTATGGCATGGGCCATAATGAAATGCTGATCGGCGAGGCGCTGAAGGGCGGCAAGCGGGACGATGTTGTCATCAGCGTCAAATTCGGCGCGCTGCGCGATCCAGCCGGCAACTGGAGCGGCTACGACTCCCGTCCGGTGGCAATCAAGAACTTCCTCGCCTATACACTGAAGCGTCTCGACGTCGACTACATCGATATCTATCGCCCTGCCCGCCTGGATCCCAGCGTTCCGATTGAAGAAACGGTGGGCGCGATCGGTGACATGATCAAGGCCGGATACATCCGCCATGTCGGGCTGTCCGAAGTCGGCGCGGACACCATTCGTCGGGCGGCAAGCACCCATCCGATCTGCGACCTGCAGATCGAGTATTCGCTGATATCGCGCGGCATTGAGGACCAGATCCTGCCGACCTGCCGCGAGCTCGGAATTTCCATCACCGCTTACGGCGTTCTCTCCCGCGGCCTGATCAGCGGACATTGGCAAAAAGGGCAAGGAAGCAGCGCCGGCGATTTCCGCGGCATGAGCCCGCGTTTTCAGGACGGCAATGTCGATCAGAACCTCGCGCTCGTCGAGGAATTGCGCAAGATCGCGGACGCAAAGCGGGTATCGGTCGCTCAGATCGCCATCGCCTGGGTGGCAGCCCAGGGCGACGACATCGTGCCTCTTGTCGGGGCGCGCCGGCGCGACCGCCTGACCGAAGCGCTCGGTTCGCGCGCCGTGCAATTGTCGGCCGAGGAAATGGCGGCCATCGAGCGGGCCGTTCCGAGGGATGCTGCAGCGGGCACCCGCTATCCCGACGCCCAGCTCAAACATATGGACAGTGAAAGATGA
- a CDS encoding TCR/Tet family MFS transporter yields the protein MLDPKFVRRGLFLVFMILFLDVIGIAIIMPVLPAYLEQLTGGSVSDAALDGGWLLVVYAVMQFLFAPFLGNLSDRFGRRPILLLSVLTFAIDNFICAVATSFWMLFIGRALAGLSGGSFATCSAYIADISTDENRAKNFGLIGIAFGVGFTIGPVIGGFLGEFGPRVPFLGAAALSFVNFVAAYFMLPETLEARHRRTFEWKRANPLGALKQMRAYPGIGPICAVMFLFWLAHAVYPAVWSFVSTYRYGWSEGQIGLSLGIYGIGAAFVMGVILPKIVPVLGEWKTAVLGLSFSVVGLTGYAFAWEGWMVYTVIVLTVMENVADPPLRSIAAGKVPPSAQGELQGALTSLSSITTIIGPLIFTQLFGYFTKPEAPVRFAGAPYLLSAIIILIAAMVFLTKVRTVKAADIVEQPAQ from the coding sequence ATGCTCGATCCGAAATTCGTTCGTCGCGGCCTCTTCCTCGTCTTCATGATCCTGTTTCTCGACGTGATCGGGATTGCGATCATTATGCCGGTACTTCCCGCCTATCTCGAGCAATTGACCGGGGGATCGGTGAGCGACGCTGCGCTCGACGGCGGCTGGCTGCTTGTCGTCTATGCGGTCATGCAGTTCCTGTTCGCACCGTTCCTCGGCAATCTCAGCGACCGCTTCGGGCGGCGACCCATCCTGCTTTTATCGGTGCTGACCTTTGCGATCGACAACTTCATCTGCGCGGTGGCGACGAGCTTCTGGATGCTCTTCATCGGTCGTGCGCTTGCTGGCTTGAGCGGCGGCAGCTTTGCGACCTGCTCGGCCTACATCGCCGATATCAGTACTGATGAGAATCGCGCCAAGAACTTCGGCCTGATCGGCATTGCGTTCGGTGTCGGTTTCACGATCGGTCCTGTCATCGGCGGCTTCCTCGGCGAGTTCGGCCCCCGGGTGCCGTTTCTCGGGGCTGCGGCTCTTTCGTTCGTGAATTTCGTTGCCGCCTACTTCATGCTTCCCGAGACGTTGGAGGCAAGGCATCGTCGGACGTTTGAATGGAAGCGAGCCAATCCGCTTGGCGCGCTGAAGCAGATGCGCGCCTATCCCGGTATCGGGCCGATCTGTGCGGTCATGTTCCTCTTCTGGCTGGCGCATGCCGTCTATCCGGCGGTCTGGTCGTTCGTGTCGACCTATCGCTATGGCTGGAGCGAGGGGCAAATCGGCCTGTCGCTCGGCATCTATGGCATCGGAGCAGCCTTCGTCATGGGTGTCATCTTGCCGAAAATCGTGCCGGTGCTTGGCGAGTGGAAGACTGCCGTCCTTGGCCTGTCCTTTTCCGTCGTCGGACTGACGGGCTACGCCTTCGCCTGGGAGGGCTGGATGGTCTACACGGTGATCGTGCTGACGGTGATGGAAAATGTCGCCGATCCGCCGCTGCGAAGCATAGCAGCCGGCAAAGTGCCGCCGTCGGCGCAAGGCGAGCTGCAGGGGGCGCTCACAAGCCTCAGCAGCATCACCACGATCATCGGGCCGCTGATCTTCACGCAGCTGTTCGGCTACTTCACGAAGCCCGAGGCGCCGGTGCGCTTTGCCGGAGCGCCGTATCTGCTGTCGGCCATCATCATCCTGATCGCGGCCATGGTATTCTTGACAAAGGTGCGCACGGTTAAGGCCGCAGACATCGTCGAGCAGCCGGCGCAGTGA
- a CDS encoding antibiotic biosynthesis monooxygenase family protein — protein sequence MNGAFYRIDKFAVPEAAREEFLMNVLKTHEVLQVQEGFISHQVLEQVSGPGEFNFVTIAQWESAEVIDRVKAVVQAAHRARNFDPQALFERLGIRADLANYKPIAA from the coding sequence ATGAACGGAGCGTTTTACCGGATCGACAAGTTTGCTGTTCCGGAGGCAGCGCGCGAGGAGTTCCTGATGAACGTGCTGAAGACGCACGAGGTCTTGCAGGTGCAAGAAGGCTTCATCAGCCATCAGGTGCTGGAACAGGTTTCAGGACCCGGCGAATTCAACTTCGTGACGATCGCCCAATGGGAAAGTGCGGAGGTGATCGACCGGGTAAAGGCCGTGGTGCAGGCCGCCCATCGTGCCCGAAACTTCGATCCGCAAGCACTGTTCGAACGGCTCGGCATTCGCGCCGACCTTGCCAATTACAAACCGATCGCGGCTTGA
- a CDS encoding GNAT family N-acetyltransferase, with protein sequence MHITEHWHVPRSGRLSRFRLHRPRQSWRCAEIIKLFVRPEGRGKGAGTRLLATALDAIEQSKFQKVNLVTIAFMKDAISL encoded by the coding sequence GTGCACATTACCGAACACTGGCATGTACCTCGCTCAGGTCGGCTCAGTCGTTTTAGGTTGCATCGGCCACGTCAGTCGTGGAGATGTGCCGAAATCATCAAACTCTTCGTGCGTCCGGAAGGAAGAGGAAAAGGCGCAGGAACCCGCCTGCTTGCGACCGCGCTTGATGCTATCGAGCAGTCCAAGTTCCAAAAAGTGAACCTCGTGACGATTGCGTTCATGAAGGATGCCATCTCCCTTTAG
- a CDS encoding MATE family efflux transporter encodes MDTPIDARKLAPKTDNRWAAHFRATLALGIPLIGAQLAQLGINTTDVMIVGRLGAENLAAMVLSAQFLFTILVFGSGFAIAVIPMVAQAYGKGDVVSVRRSLRMGLWVVLAYWVIMLPAFFNSERILLAAGQKPEVAALAHGYILIGQFGVLPGLLYNVMRALVSAIGRAAVVLNVTIAMLVLNAFFAYALVLGHFGFPAMGLEGAAIVSVVVQVAGFLFIVAYVQSRQETRRYEIFVRFWRPDWKAFWEVVRLGLPISITILAEVSLFTVASLLMGHIGTIELAAHGIALQWASIAFMIPLGLSQAATVRVGVAHGQGDYTAVVRASIAVVVIACLIAGAGGILFAVVPEFLGSWFLDTTLPEAPQVLAYAGPLIVVAGLFQLVDGLQVIANGLLRGLKDARVPMIMALIAYWPIGFFLAWAFAFPLGFGGIGIWFGFLVGLAAAAVMLCGRFYLLVRREKDMAGV; translated from the coding sequence ATGGACACGCCGATCGACGCGCGCAAGCTTGCGCCGAAAACCGATAACCGTTGGGCTGCGCATTTTCGCGCCACGCTGGCGCTCGGAATCCCGCTGATCGGCGCGCAGTTGGCCCAGCTCGGCATCAATACGACCGACGTGATGATCGTCGGCCGCCTCGGCGCCGAGAATCTGGCCGCCATGGTGCTTTCGGCGCAGTTCCTGTTCACCATCCTCGTCTTCGGCTCGGGTTTTGCGATCGCGGTCATCCCGATGGTTGCGCAGGCATACGGCAAGGGTGACGTCGTCAGCGTGCGCCGGTCACTGCGCATGGGTCTTTGGGTCGTGCTGGCCTATTGGGTGATCATGCTGCCGGCGTTCTTCAACTCCGAGCGGATCCTGCTGGCCGCCGGGCAGAAGCCCGAAGTGGCGGCACTGGCGCATGGCTACATCCTGATCGGTCAGTTCGGCGTGCTGCCCGGCCTGCTCTACAACGTCATGCGCGCCCTCGTCAGTGCGATCGGAAGAGCGGCGGTCGTTCTCAACGTGACGATCGCGATGCTGGTGCTCAATGCCTTCTTCGCCTATGCGCTGGTGCTCGGGCATTTCGGTTTTCCGGCAATGGGGCTGGAGGGAGCCGCGATCGTTTCGGTCGTCGTGCAGGTTGCCGGCTTCCTGTTTATCGTTGCCTATGTGCAAAGCAGGCAGGAGACGCGGCGCTACGAGATTTTCGTGCGGTTCTGGCGTCCCGACTGGAAGGCGTTTTGGGAGGTCGTGCGCCTTGGTCTTCCGATCAGCATAACGATCTTGGCTGAAGTGAGCCTCTTTACCGTGGCGTCACTGCTGATGGGGCATATCGGGACAATCGAGCTCGCCGCTCACGGCATCGCCCTGCAATGGGCTTCGATCGCCTTCATGATCCCGCTCGGTTTGTCGCAGGCGGCGACCGTTCGGGTTGGCGTGGCGCACGGGCAAGGCGACTACACCGCGGTTGTTCGAGCCTCGATCGCAGTCGTCGTCATCGCCTGCCTGATCGCGGGTGCCGGTGGCATCTTGTTTGCTGTCGTTCCCGAGTTCCTGGGAAGCTGGTTCCTCGATACCACCCTGCCAGAGGCGCCGCAGGTGCTTGCCTATGCCGGGCCGCTGATCGTTGTGGCAGGGCTCTTCCAGCTGGTCGATGGCCTGCAGGTAATCGCCAACGGGCTGCTGCGCGGCCTGAAGGATGCGCGCGTGCCGATGATCATGGCGCTGATTGCCTATTGGCCGATCGGCTTCTTCCTTGCCTGGGCCTTTGCGTTCCCGCTTGGCTTCGGCGGCATCGGCATCTGGTTCGGCTTCCTCGTCGGACTGGCGGCGGCAGCCGTGATGCTGTGCGGACGCTTCTACCTGCTTGTGCGCCGCGAGAAGGACATGGCCGGCGTCTAG
- the carA gene encoding glutamine-hydrolyzing carbamoyl-phosphate synthase small subunit: MTATAPWTTEKPTALLVLSDGTVIEGKGIGATGKVQAEVVFNTALTGYEEIMTDPSYLGQIVTFTFPHIGNIGTNDEDIEDLTPAARHGAVGVIFKAEITEPSNYRAAKHLDAWLKARGIIGLCGVDTRALTAWIRENGSPNAVIAHDQNGVFDVETLKAEAKAWSGLEGLDLAKIASSGQSSQWAQTPWIWNEGYGELAPENARYHVVCLDYGVKRNILRLFAGLDCKVTVMPATTSAEDVLAMQPDGIFLSNGPGDPAATGEYAVPVIQKLIKTDIPVFGICLGHQMLGLALGAKTEKMHQGHHGANHPVKDHTTGKVEIVSMNHGFAVDTKSLPDGIEETHVSLFDGTNCGLRVAGKPIFSVQHHPEASPGPQDSHYLFRRFVNLVRQKKGEEALAER, encoded by the coding sequence ATGACCGCAACAGCACCCTGGACAACCGAAAAGCCGACCGCCCTGCTCGTTCTTTCAGACGGAACCGTCATCGAAGGCAAGGGCATCGGCGCGACCGGCAAGGTACAGGCCGAAGTGGTCTTCAACACAGCACTGACCGGCTACGAGGAGATCATGACCGATCCCTCCTATCTCGGCCAGATCGTCACCTTCACCTTCCCGCATATCGGCAATATCGGCACCAACGACGAAGACATCGAAGACCTGACGCCGGCAGCACGCCACGGCGCCGTCGGCGTCATCTTCAAGGCCGAGATCACCGAACCGTCCAACTATCGCGCCGCCAAGCATCTCGATGCCTGGCTGAAGGCCCGCGGCATCATCGGCCTTTGCGGCGTCGACACTCGTGCCCTGACGGCCTGGATCCGCGAGAACGGCTCGCCCAACGCCGTCATCGCCCACGACCAAAACGGTGTCTTCGACGTGGAGACGCTGAAGGCCGAAGCCAAGGCCTGGAGCGGCCTCGAAGGGCTCGACCTCGCCAAGATCGCCTCCTCGGGCCAGTCCTCGCAATGGGCGCAGACCCCGTGGATCTGGAACGAGGGCTATGGCGAACTCGCCCCCGAAAATGCCAGGTACCACGTCGTCTGCCTCGACTACGGCGTCAAGCGCAACATCCTGCGCCTGTTTGCCGGCCTCGACTGCAAGGTCACGGTGATGCCGGCAACGACGAGTGCTGAGGACGTGCTGGCCATGCAGCCGGACGGCATCTTCCTTTCGAACGGCCCGGGTGATCCGGCAGCAACCGGCGAATATGCCGTTCCCGTCATCCAGAAGCTGATCAAGACCGACATCCCGGTCTTCGGCATCTGCCTTGGCCACCAGATGCTGGGCCTGGCGCTCGGCGCCAAGACCGAGAAGATGCACCAGGGGCATCACGGCGCCAACCATCCGGTGAAGGACCACACGACAGGCAAGGTCGAGATCGTCTCGATGAACCACGGCTTCGCGGTCGACACGAAGTCTTTGCCCGATGGCATTGAGGAGACTCACGTTTCGCTCTTCGACGGCACCAACTGCGGCCTGCGCGTCGCCGGCAAGCCGATCTTCTCCGTCCAGCACCATCCGGAAGCCTCCCCAGGCCCGCAGGACAGCCACTACCTCTTCCGCCGCTTCGTCAATCTGGTGCGCCAGAAGAAGGGCGAGGAAGCCCTCGCCGAGCGCTGA
- the ypfJ gene encoding KPN_02809 family neutral zinc metallopeptidase has product MEWKGRRQSDNIEDRRSDPSMGGLGRGGGFSFPSGGGMGRRGGGLSIGTIIFLVVIYLVLKAMGIDLLQIMDGGMTTGGPGYEQSESGSQTPANDEMTAFVRTVLAETEDTWNGIFQSQGRQYEEPRLVLFSAQTQSACGFASAATGPFYCPSDHKVYLDTAFFNQLSRQFGASGDFAEAYVVAHEVGHHVQNLLGILPKFNQARQRMSEADANKMSVRVELQADCFAGIWGKFTEQKGILEAGDLEEALNAAQQIGDDTLQKRSQGYVVPESFNHGTSEQRARWFKRGFDSGQLSACDTFSGPI; this is encoded by the coding sequence ATGGAATGGAAAGGCCGGCGTCAGTCCGACAACATCGAGGATCGCCGTAGCGACCCTTCCATGGGCGGATTGGGCAGAGGAGGAGGCTTCAGCTTTCCGTCCGGCGGCGGCATGGGCCGGCGCGGCGGTGGCTTGAGCATCGGCACCATCATCTTCCTCGTCGTCATCTACCTTGTCCTCAAGGCCATGGGCATCGACCTGCTGCAGATCATGGATGGCGGCATGACAACAGGTGGACCGGGCTACGAGCAGAGCGAATCGGGAAGCCAGACGCCCGCCAATGACGAAATGACCGCATTCGTGCGAACCGTCCTTGCCGAGACGGAGGATACCTGGAACGGGATCTTCCAGTCCCAGGGCCGTCAGTACGAGGAGCCTCGCCTCGTTCTCTTCTCCGCACAGACGCAATCTGCCTGCGGCTTTGCCTCGGCCGCGACCGGGCCGTTCTACTGCCCGAGCGACCACAAGGTCTATCTCGACACGGCCTTCTTCAACCAGCTCAGCCGCCAATTCGGCGCCTCCGGCGATTTTGCCGAAGCCTATGTGGTTGCACATGAGGTCGGCCATCACGTTCAGAACCTGCTCGGCATCCTGCCGAAGTTCAATCAGGCGCGTCAGCGGATGAGCGAGGCGGACGCCAACAAGATGTCGGTTCGCGTCGAACTGCAGGCCGATTGCTTTGCCGGTATCTGGGGCAAGTTCACCGAGCAGAAGGGCATTCTCGAAGCCGGCGATCTGGAGGAGGCGTTGAACGCAGCCCAGCAGATCGGCGATGACACGCTGCAGAAGCGCAGCCAGGGCTACGTGGTGCCGGAAAGCTTCAACCACGGCACCTCGGAGCAGCGGGCCCGATGGTTCAAGCGCGGCTTCGACAGCGGGCAGTTGTCCGCCTGCGATACGTTCTCAGGGCCGATCTGA